From Methylocystis sp. ATCC 49242, one genomic window encodes:
- a CDS encoding IS5 family transposase, producing MSPIRKPYPSDVSDEEWSLVAPYLTLMDEGAPQRQHSLRELFNGLRYVLRYGIAWRAMPNDLPPWFAVYQQSQRWLSAGVFEALAQDLRAQLRVASGRAAEPTAAIIDSRTLRSTPESGPRAGYDGAKRKRGSKLHMAVDTLGHLLALHVTPANVDDRAEVGKLIAAVQDVTGESVELVYVDQGYTGEKASEAAKAQGAELCVVKLAEAKKGFVLLPKRWVVERSFAWATRCRRLVKDYERYAQTLAGLHVVAFACLMLKRAADFMIQGA from the coding sequence ATGTCTCCGATTCGCAAACCTTATCCGTCTGACGTCAGCGACGAAGAATGGTCGCTGGTTGCGCCTTATCTGACGCTCATGGACGAAGGCGCGCCGCAGCGTCAACATTCGCTGCGCGAGCTGTTCAACGGCCTGCGTTACGTGCTGCGCTACGGCATCGCCTGGCGCGCCATGCCCAACGATCTGCCGCCATGGTTCGCCGTGTATCAGCAATCGCAGCGCTGGCTGTCGGCGGGCGTGTTCGAGGCGCTTGCGCAGGATCTGCGCGCCCAGTTGCGCGTCGCTTCCGGGCGGGCGGCGGAGCCGACGGCGGCGATCATCGACAGCCGCACCTTGCGCTCGACCCCTGAGAGCGGCCCACGAGCGGGCTATGACGGCGCGAAGCGAAAGCGCGGCTCGAAGCTGCACATGGCAGTCGACACATTGGGCCATTTGCTGGCGTTGCATGTCACGCCGGCGAATGTCGATGACCGCGCCGAGGTCGGCAAGCTCATCGCAGCCGTGCAGGATGTGACAGGCGAAAGCGTCGAACTCGTTTATGTCGATCAGGGCTACACCGGCGAAAAGGCGTCCGAGGCGGCGAAGGCGCAAGGCGCCGAACTGTGCGTCGTCAAACTTGCCGAAGCGAAGAAGGGCTTCGTGTTGCTGCCCAAGCGCTGGGTGGTCGAGCGTTCATTCGCCTGGGCGACGCGATGCAGGCGGCTCGTCAAAGACTACGAGCGCTATGCTCAGACCCTCGCAGGACTCCACGTCGTCGCCTTCGCATGTCTCATGCTCAAGCGCGCAGCAGATTTCATGATCCAAGGTGCATAA
- a CDS encoding BolA family transcriptional regulator, with translation MTKDQGKGVVKASITSKLIEALAPVSLNVIDESHHHAGHGHPGDKRHGNESHFRVEVVSAAFEGKSRVQRHRMVNELLAQEIAEGVHALAISAKAPGE, from the coding sequence ATGACAAAGGATCAGGGTAAAGGCGTCGTCAAGGCCAGCATCACCAGCAAGCTGATCGAAGCGCTGGCGCCGGTTTCTTTGAACGTTATCGACGAATCACACCACCATGCCGGCCACGGCCACCCCGGCGACAAGCGGCACGGCAACGAAAGCCACTTCAGGGTGGAGGTGGTGAGCGCAGCCTTCGAGGGCAAGAGCCGGGTGCAGCGGCACCGGATGGTGAACGAGCTGCTGGCGCAGGAGATCGCCGAAGGCGTGCATGCGCTGGCGATCAGCGCAAAGGCGCCGGGGGAGTAG